The stretch of DNA TAATTGATTTGCGCATAGCGCCAGGAAGGGACTTCAATCTTGCCGTTATGGCCAATCATATTTATCAAGGCCGGATCATCGCTCCATAGCCCTAATTTTTTTGCTTCATCCGGGGTGACCATTTTGGTTTCAGTCAGCCGCTGCATTGCGGCAAGCATCTCATCCGGCGAACTCAGGTCGAGTTTAATCCGGTTCCATTCTTTAGATAGTTTTTTAAGTGCACCAATACTGTCATCCCGGGCGCGCGTCTCAATCGGTAACAAGCGAATATACGGAGCCTGGCCCGGCTCAGAAAAAATTTCAGTGGGGCACATGGTCGTGCGGCCCACGTCAGAAGGTAAAAGACGCTGATTAAAGTCTGAAAAAAACAGTGCGTTAATCAGCTCAGTCTTGCCACGGGAGAATTCAGCAACAAAAGCCAGGGTCATATGGTCGTGCTTCAGGCTTTCCAGCAGTTCGGATAACCGCAGAGATTGGCTGGCGTCCTGGTTGCCGGACTTTTCAAGCCACGATGCATAGGCGGTGATGGCTTGTATCAGTTCCTCACGCCAGTGCTGGTAGTGTTCAATTTGCGCTTTTAGTTGGGTGGTCATGGATTGTGTACATCACTGAGCAAGGTTATGGGGTTTATGCTTGAGCCTTGAACTTCAACTACCTTGTGCCGCGAGTGTTCTCCCTGTTTTAGCTTGATTTGACGTAATGGAACTTCAAATTCCTTTGCCAAAAATGCCAGTAGTCTGGCATTTGCCTGTCCATCTACGGCAGCTGCTGCAATCTTGATCTTCAGGGCATCACCATGTAACCCAGTGATAGCCGTCTTCCGCGCATTGGGTTGAACATGCAATGTCAAAGTCAAAATTTGCGCATCTGTTGTAATACGAAACCATGAATCACTCATATCGGCAGATAGAACAATTTCTTTAATCAAAAATCATCACCACAGCAGCGGTCTAGATCAAGCTTTTCGCCAAACCAGTTAGAAATGCGACGGGTAACATGAGCATGAGCTGGCAAGCCAGTACAATCACCATCGGTGAAAGATCAACATTGCCTATAGGAGGGATAAATTTTTGTACTATCTTCGTGAAAGGGCGGGACAAACTGCTGATCACAGACATATAGGGGCTGTGCGGATTGGCAAAGCTCAGGACAAAAAGCATGATTTGAACAAAAATCAGCAAATAAAGGCTTTTTTCAATAATGGTGACAGCAGCAAGTAAAATGAAGCCAAGATAGGCGGATGGATTAGCGAGCAGAAACGGATAACCATTGAGAAAATAAATCCCGACAGTAAGCAGCAATGCAGTAATCCAGGCTAAAAATAGCGTGGAAAGATCGACACCAAACAGCCCGGGGATGATTTTTCGGGCAGGTTTGACAACAAAGTCAGTGAGTGCCGCGATAAATTGCGAAATCGGGTTGCTATAAGCGGCGCGCATTAATTGAAGATAAAAACGCAATAACAGGGCGTAGATAAATAAGCCCAGTATCGTGTCCAAGATAAATTGCAGGGCCTGAATTAGCATGGCTAGGTACTTTCCTTTATAAACATTAAGTTAATGTGGGGCGTATGTTATTTTTTCCCAAGCTCGTCGCCGAGTTCTCGGGACCGCTCCGCTGCGGATTGAATGGCTTCAATAATGTGACGTTTGACTGTTGCGGCTTCCATAGTGTGCAAGGCGCGTTCCGTTGTGCCACCTTTGGATGTGACCCGTGCGCGTAAGGTAGCAATGTCCTCATCGCTTTTGCTGGCCAGCAGGCTGGCTCCGAAGAAGGTTTCGAGACTTAACTGACGGGCTTGTTTCGCATCCAGTCCTAGCTGAATAGCTGCCTCTTCAAGGGCTTCGATAAAATAAAATACATAGGCAGGACCACTGCCCGAAATCGCGGTGATGGTGTCCATATGGTGTTCGTCTTCAACCCATAACGTGGAACCCACTGCCTGTAAAATCCCTTCCGCTTTTTGTTTTTGTTCTGCACTGACACTAGGCAGGGCATACATGCCAGATACTCCGTGCATCACCATTGCAGGTGTATTGGGCATCACCCGGACTACCAGACTGAAACCGCCTAACCAGCGTGAAAGGTCGTTGCTGCGGATACCGGCAGCAATAGATATTACTAACTGTTCTTTGAGTGACGGAGCAAGTTGCGAGGCAACTTCGTGTAACTGCTGTGGTTTCACTGCCAGAATAACAATATCGCTGCCTTCTATGGCTGGTGCGAGATCAGTAAATGTCTTGATGTTGTATTCCTGCATGATTTGCCGGCGGTTTTCGTCCGAAATATCAACAACACGTATCGAATCTGCAGCAAAACCTTTTCGCAGCATCCCGCTGATAAGCGCTTTAGCCATATTGCCGCCGCCGATAAAAGTGATAATCATGTTTAGTTCCTTCTGGGTTTTCTAGTTATTGTCAGTGCTTTCGACATGTTGATATCTAATAAATATGTTTAATTTAAGCTTATGCAAGTCAATATTTTTCACGTGTACCAAAAATGGCAGATCCTACTCTCACAATGGTGGCACCCTCAACGATAGCGGCTTCCATATCATGTGACATACCCATTGATAGCGTATCCATCTTTAAGCCGATCTCATTAAGCTCCGACATGAGTACTTTAAGCATTCTAAACTGCGCACGCTGTTCTGCGTAATCTTCAGAAGCTTTAGGGATGGCCATCAGCCCCCTCAATTTGAGCCTGGGGAGTAATTGTACTGCTTGTGCGAGCGCCGTAACTTCCTCGGGTAAAGCGCCACTTTTGGTTGTTTCTCTGCTGATGTTCACTTGCAGGGTGACATTGAGTGGAGGCAATTCAGTCGGTCTGGCCTCGGAAAGTCGCTCGGCTACCTTCAGGCGATCCACGCTATGTACCCAGTCGAAATGGGCTGCAATTGGGCGTGTTTTATTACTCTGGATGGGGCCGATAAAGTGCCATTCCAAATGCAGGTCCTGCAACGCAGCGATCTTGTCTAGCGCCTCTTGCAGATAGCTTTCGCCAAATGCGATTTGACCTGCAGCATTTGCTTCGCGTACAGACTGGGCCGGCCAGGTTTTGCTTACCGCAAGCAACAAAATATCCTCACAAGGTCGCCCTGCACTCGCTGCGGCTAGCGCGAGGCGACTCTTTACGGCTTGCAAGTTATCAGAAATTATTGTCATAATGCCCTTGTGCAACGAATAAACAGGTCGTGTGCTATATAGTCGATTTTATCTCAATCATCAGGCTGTAGCTGTGCTTCATGGGATATTTATTGATTGTGAGCGATTGCCTAATTAATGTGAGGTGAATGCGAGATTGGAAAGCATTTTGATTGTACGCATCTCGTTACAGTGTAATCAGGGGATTATAAATGGAAATTGCTGAACTGCTCGCCTTCTCGGTAAAGAACAAGGCATCCGATCTTCATCTGTCAGCCGGGCTGCCACCCATGATCCGGGTGCATGGTGATGTTCGACGCATCAACGTACCCGCGCTTGATCACAAGGCCGTACATAGCATGGTTTATGACATCATGAATGATGGTCAGCGGAAGTTTTACGAAGAAAATCTGGAAGTAGATTTTTCTTTTGAAGTCCCGAATCTTGCGCGTTTCCGGGTGAATGCCTTTGTACAAAATCGAGGTGCAGGCGCTGTATTTCGTACCATTCCTTCCAAAGTATTATCCTTGGAAGAATTGAATGCCCCGACTATTTTCAAGGAAATTTCCGATCAGCCTCGGGGTATTGTCCTGGTAACCGGCCCTACGGGTTCTGGTAAATCCACTACCCTGGCGGCTATGATCGATTATGTAAATGATAAAGAATTCGGTCATATTCTTACCGTAGAAGACCCGATCGAATTTGTGCACCAAAGCAAAAAGTGTCTGATCAACCAGCGTGAAGTCGGTCCCCATACACTGAGCTTCAACAACGCGCTTCGCTCCGCATTGCGTGAAGATCCCGACGTTATTCTTGTGGGTGAGTTGCGTGATCTGGAAACCATCCGTCTGGCACTGACAGCAGCTGAAACCGGTCACCTGGTGTTTGGTACGCTACACACCAGTTCTGCTGCAAAAACGGTGGATCGTATTATTGACGTTTTCCCTGCCGCTGAAAAAGAAATGGTTCGTTCCATGTTGTCAGAGAGCTTGCGTGCTGTTATTTCACAGACCTTGCTTAAAACCAAAGATGGTACCGGTCGGATTGCCGCGCATGAAATCATGATTGGAACCCCCGCTATTCGAAACCTGATTCGCGAAAATAAAATCGCCCAGATGTATTCGTCCATACAGACAGGCCAGAACGTAGGAATGCAGACGCTGGATCAGAACCTGACAGAATTGGTACGCCGCAATGTAGTTGCTGTAGGTGAAGCACGGACAAAAGCGATGAATAAAGATGCGTTTGCCGGTTAACGATAAATTGAGTAATGGCTCGTCTGATGAATCAGTAGAGTCAGGAGATAAAGATAATGGCAAGTGATCAGTCCTTGAAATTTATGCAAGATTTGCTGCGCCTTATGCTCAGTAAAAATGGTTCCGATTTGTTTATTACTGCAGGGTTTCCTGCTGCGATTAAGGTCGATGGCAAATTAACGCCGGTTTCTCCACAGACGCTTACGCCGCAGCACACTCGTGAATTGGCCCGCGCTATCATGAATGATAAGCAGGCACGTGAGTTTGAAGAAACCCGGGAATGTAATTTTGCTATTTCTCAGCCCGACTTAGGGCGCTTCCGTGTCAATGCCTATGTGCAGCAGGGTAGGACTGGTCTCGTGTTGCGGACTATTACCACTAAAATTCCAAAGTTTGAAGAGCTGGGATTGCCAGAAGTGCTCAGGGATGTGGCCATGACCAAACGCGGTCTGGTGATTTTCGTCGGTGGTACGGGTTCCGGTAAGTCCACCTCGCTGGCTGCCATGGTGGGTTATCGCAATGAAAACAGTTACGGGCACATCATCACCATTGAAGACCCTGTGGAATACGTGCATGAACACAAGAATTGCATTATTTCCCAGCGTGAAGTCGGGGTGGATACCGATAACTGGTTTTCAGCGCTCAAGAACACCTTGCGGCAAGCACCCGACGTGATTCTGATCGGTGAGATACGCGACCGGGAAACCATGGACTATGCCATCGCCTTTGCTGAAACAGGTCATTTGTGCCTGTCTACGTTGCATGCCAACAGTGCCAACCAGGCGCTGGATCGTATCATCAACTTTTTCCCGGAAGAGCGCCGTCAGCAGTTGTTAATGGATCTTTCGCTTAACCTGAAAGCGTTTATTTCCCAGCGGTTATTACCCAAGAAAGACAGTGCCGGTCGTGTAGCCGCGGTCGAAATCATGCTGAACTCCCCGCTGATTTCTGATCTGATTTTCAAAGGCGATGTGCACGAGATCAAGGAAGTGATGTCCAGATCCAGAGAATTAGGCATGCAGACATTCGATCAGGCATTATTTGATCTGTATGAGGCCAGACTGATCGGTTACGAGGATGCGTTGCGTAATGCGGACTCACTCAACGACCTGCGCCTGAATATCAAACTTCACGGTCAGGATACGAAAGACCGCGACATGATGTCAGGTCTGGACCATCTGGATATTATTTAAGGGCAGTAAATTTCAGGCACCAAACACACGATAGTGTGTTTGGTCATAAGAAGTGGATCAGGCTTTTTCAGGTTTTTCTCGTCGCATTCCCCCCGCCACTACTTTATATTCAAACAACCGGCATTCCAGTGCGCCATTGAAAAGTGGCGTGCGGCGTGAGGTGGTCAGGCGAATCAAGTTGGGCAAGCGTAAATCAGCTGTAAAAATATAGGCATTCCAGCCAGCAAATTTTTGTTTCAATGCATCGCCTAAGCGGGGATAAAACTCAGCGAGTCGCTCCAGTTCATCAAGACGCACACCGTAAGGCGGATTAGTGACCAGCACGCCTTCTTCGGCAGGTGGGGATATTTCCACGACATTGGCCTGGTTCAGGCTGATCA from Sulfurirhabdus autotrophica encodes:
- a CDS encoding DUF167 domain-containing protein; protein product: MIKEIVLSADMSDSWFRITTDAQILTLTLHVQPNARKTAITGLHGDALKIKIAAAAVDGQANARLLAFLAKEFEVPLRQIKLKQGEHSRHKVVEVQGSSINPITLLSDVHNP
- a CDS encoding YggT family protein, producing MLIQALQFILDTILGLFIYALLLRFYLQLMRAAYSNPISQFIAALTDFVVKPARKIIPGLFGVDLSTLFLAWITALLLTVGIYFLNGYPFLLANPSAYLGFILLAAVTIIEKSLYLLIFVQIMLFVLSFANPHSPYMSVISSLSRPFTKIVQKFIPPIGNVDLSPMVIVLACQLMLMLPVAFLTGLAKSLI
- the proC gene encoding pyrroline-5-carboxylate reductase is translated as MIITFIGGGNMAKALISGMLRKGFAADSIRVVDISDENRRQIMQEYNIKTFTDLAPAIEGSDIVILAVKPQQLHEVASQLAPSLKEQLVISIAAGIRSNDLSRWLGGFSLVVRVMPNTPAMVMHGVSGMYALPSVSAEQKQKAEGILQAVGSTLWVEDEHHMDTITAISGSGPAYVFYFIEALEEAAIQLGLDAKQARQLSLETFFGASLLASKSDEDIATLRARVTSKGGTTERALHTMEAATVKRHIIEAIQSAAERSRELGDELGKK
- a CDS encoding YggS family pyridoxal phosphate-dependent enzyme, with product MTIISDNLQAVKSRLALAAASAGRPCEDILLLAVSKTWPAQSVREANAAGQIAFGESYLQEALDKIAALQDLHLEWHFIGPIQSNKTRPIAAHFDWVHSVDRLKVAERLSEARPTELPPLNVTLQVNISRETTKSGALPEEVTALAQAVQLLPRLKLRGLMAIPKASEDYAEQRAQFRMLKVLMSELNEIGLKMDTLSMGMSHDMEAAIVEGATIVRVGSAIFGTREKY
- a CDS encoding type IV pilus twitching motility protein PilT — its product is MEIAELLAFSVKNKASDLHLSAGLPPMIRVHGDVRRINVPALDHKAVHSMVYDIMNDGQRKFYEENLEVDFSFEVPNLARFRVNAFVQNRGAGAVFRTIPSKVLSLEELNAPTIFKEISDQPRGIVLVTGPTGSGKSTTLAAMIDYVNDKEFGHILTVEDPIEFVHQSKKCLINQREVGPHTLSFNNALRSALREDPDVILVGELRDLETIRLALTAAETGHLVFGTLHTSSAAKTVDRIIDVFPAAEKEMVRSMLSESLRAVISQTLLKTKDGTGRIAAHEIMIGTPAIRNLIRENKIAQMYSSIQTGQNVGMQTLDQNLTELVRRNVVAVGEARTKAMNKDAFAG
- a CDS encoding PilT/PilU family type 4a pilus ATPase, with protein sequence MASDQSLKFMQDLLRLMLSKNGSDLFITAGFPAAIKVDGKLTPVSPQTLTPQHTRELARAIMNDKQAREFEETRECNFAISQPDLGRFRVNAYVQQGRTGLVLRTITTKIPKFEELGLPEVLRDVAMTKRGLVIFVGGTGSGKSTSLAAMVGYRNENSYGHIITIEDPVEYVHEHKNCIISQREVGVDTDNWFSALKNTLRQAPDVILIGEIRDRETMDYAIAFAETGHLCLSTLHANSANQALDRIINFFPEERRQQLLMDLSLNLKAFISQRLLPKKDSAGRVAAVEIMLNSPLISDLIFKGDVHEIKEVMSRSRELGMQTFDQALFDLYEARLIGYEDALRNADSLNDLRLNIKLHGQDTKDRDMMSGLDHLDII